From a region of the Synechococcus sp. PCC 7502 genome:
- a CDS encoding chlorophyll a/b-binding protein: MTTNKINFANTNVNPTGQGVFGFSNFAELWNGRMAMIGFVAALAGEVTTGKGILGQIGINTSGGDVLVALFLAGFTAAAIIGYYAVKLSNVQAIASENS; the protein is encoded by the coding sequence ATGACTACGAACAAAATTAATTTTGCAAATACCAATGTCAATCCAACTGGTCAAGGCGTATTTGGATTTAGCAATTTTGCCGAGCTTTGGAATGGTCGCATGGCAATGATCGGATTTGTGGCAGCTTTAGCAGGGGAAGTAACCACAGGGAAAGGTATTTTAGGGCAAATTGGCATTAATACTAGCGGTGGTGATGTTCTTGTTGCTCTTTTTCTCGCAGGATTCACAGCCGCAGCAATTATTGGTTATTACGCCGTCAAACTCAGTAATGTTCAAGCCATAGCCTCTGAAAATAGCTAG
- a CDS encoding pirin family protein, translating into MLTLRKSEERGFANHGWLKSYHTFSFANYYDPAHIAFRSLRVINEDFIQQGMGFGTHSHKDMEIITYVLEGALEHKDSMGNSSVIYPGEVQRLSAGKGITHSEYNHSQTELAHILQIWILPDRNGIEPSYEQKTFTTEEKQDQLRLVVSKDGRDNSVTAQQDLNIYATVLSPNSKIAYTVPENRYGWLHIARGKVSINDLLLSAGDAVAVETPQTLNIVAEAEAEVLIFDLA; encoded by the coding sequence GTGCTTACACTGCGAAAATCCGAAGAAAGAGGATTTGCTAATCATGGCTGGTTAAAGAGTTACCATACTTTCTCTTTTGCTAACTATTACGATCCTGCTCATATCGCATTTCGGTCTTTAAGGGTAATTAATGAAGACTTTATTCAGCAGGGAATGGGATTTGGTACCCACTCGCACAAAGATATGGAAATCATTACCTATGTGCTAGAAGGTGCCTTAGAGCATAAAGATAGCATGGGTAATAGTTCGGTAATTTATCCCGGTGAAGTACAGAGATTAAGTGCTGGTAAAGGCATTACTCACAGCGAGTATAACCATTCTCAAACTGAACTTGCTCACATTTTGCAAATCTGGATTCTACCCGATCGCAATGGGATCGAACCTAGCTATGAACAAAAAACCTTTACCACCGAGGAAAAGCAGGATCAATTAAGACTAGTCGTTTCCAAAGATGGTCGAGACAACTCAGTTACAGCACAACAGGATTTAAATATCTATGCCACAGTCTTGAGTCCCAATTCTAAAATTGCCTATACAGTTCCCGAAAATCGCTATGGCTGGCTGCATATTGCTAGGGGTAAAGTCAGTATTAACGATCTGCTTTTGAGTGCAGGGGATGCCGTAGCAGTAGAAACTCCTCAAACCCTAAATATAGTTGCTGAAGCCGAAGCCGAAGTCTTAATTTTTGATTTAGCGTAA